The genomic region ataagagaaatgtaattatatatcaTTACTGAGCATTGGTTTAGTGTTAAAGGTTTGGCTATTTTGTCAGTCCTGTTTTGGGTTACTGTGATAGTGATAAAGTTCTGCTTTTGATtgctaataatacaaactgttaaTGGGTTTTTTAATTAGATTTCCTATAATGGTGaaaattaactgtttattgaatggaacttttctgttataaatattgttttgtttttaatgtgaacTTTAACTTagataatgaaaaatttaaaaatgaatgcATTATTTATGCAAACCACAGATTTTCAGAATTCACAGCTTATACTTAAAtgtctgtattttgttttaaataattaatcattaaattatatttttccataCATACATAAGTAGATAtgttacttcaaacaataaaacaaaacttgtgtaaTTATTGTGGCTCTATCTATTGCCACAtagctaaattagagatggctagtgcagatagtcctcatgtagctttgaacaCAATTCAAAATCAAACACTGTATAATATCAGTTTCCCTTCTTTCATAGTAATTGAAGAATGTGTAGGTATTGCCATATAAGGTATGGTAGATTAGATGGTAATACACCATATAAAAAGGTACATGTGCCCCTTTTTGCCACAGTATAGAAAATCAATCAaatgtgtttctttattatttagttGTAGCAAAGCCACTTACTTAATTGCGTTTAGGGGCTATATTGGAagataaatgatatatttaatggAAATATAGAGAAGGAAAttagtaaataatgtatttagttaCAAACATCAAACAATAAGTCGCTATATAAAGGTTTTCCCCATCATTAGGGTTCAGTAAAACACACTAAATTAATTCTAATGAATTTGCCATCTTTGTTGATGTTGCTTACCAAAAGGCCTCATGTCCATCCATTTCTGCTTGACAATAggattttttttcacaataaactGAAAATTCCGTGAGGGTTTTACAGGATAATCAAAACATTGTGATACTTTCATGTTACACTCACATAGTAACCATTATCCTGTGTTGAACTTGTGCATCAATGCATGAAATAGAAGATACAGACACACAAACTAATCATCTGGTCCACTAGTGCAGACAGCCCAGATGTACTCCACCTTTCAGCAGTTAAGTAAGCCTAAGTATCCGTTACCTTTAATACGTACTtctaactttgttgttgttatcatcTAATTCTAGCAACTCATTAAATCATGTAGTTTTTTTGTACTCCCTGATTTTTATGTTTAACCTCACCTACTAATATTTAttctgacaaaaaaacaaaccaagatgCTATCATACCAGACTATGGATCTGTGTGTCTGTCATTCGCATCTTGTTGTCACGAAATAATAATAACCGCACGTTAAGAGCGTGATGACAACTGTTTGAGGAGACACGAGTGAAGGTGCGtgtgctgttaactagctgtctttcctggAGTCAGTCATGtcaaaattatggatagctaaCTATGTTCGcatatctggaaaaaaaaaaatcagggtCAACGACCTATTAACATTTGTAAGTAACATCTGTTTCGAAAAATGTGATGTTTAGAACATGGAGTTTGgtatatttattcttcaaaacATGATGGATGATACTCCACTTTCTAGCTCAAATAAGATTCTAATCTCACACCAGTTAAAGTTGCACTAGTccaatttataatttcacacCAGTTAAAGTTACCATTCCCGTTTCTAGTTTCACACTAATAATTAGATATTTGTTCCCAATCTATAATACACGTTCTTGTAGCTCTAAGTTTAAGGTAATGACTATTTTTCAACTCAATTGTATATTCTGATGCTCCATCTAACTTGTTTACCAATTTTCCTTCAGTAATGGTTAAATAGTACTTTTTCAGCTAAAAATGATTATGGAAGTGTCACTTTAAAAACGACCAGATATAAATTGTTCGATACGTGAATGTTTCTATAGTTTGTTGATCTTGTTCCTTGTCcctggcccggcataaccaggtggctaaggcactcaactcgtaatccgagggtctcaggttcaaatccccatcacaccaaacatgctcgccctttcaacgatgggggcgttataatgtcacggtcaatcccactattctttggtaaaagaatagtccaagagttggcggtggatggtgatgactagtggccttccctctagtcttacactgcaaaattagggacggctagtacatgtagccctcgtgtagctttgcgaaattcaaaacaaaccaaagcatcGAATTAATAAGCCATTCTTCTTGGACACCTAAACAACAAGCCTAAATTTAGTCCTACTGTATGCATcaacataattacttgttttgaatagGAGTGTTAAGAGAGCTCATTGATTTGTGTCGTCAGTCACGATACGAGTTGTTTGTTCACAAAGATTCACTTCTCATCTTATCGGTTGTCTAAACTCCTATAAACAAAACAGGAACATGTTTCTGATTCGcttatgaaaattttattgaaaacgtTCCATGAAACATGCgacaaaatatgacattcgtGTTGCTAATTATCATTGCATTGATAAACATATTGTTCAATTAGAATTATAATAAGCTTGTGGCCACCTGCTTTACTTGTGTCCTGTTCTTAGGAAAATATCTGTAGTCAAAAGGTGCAGGAATAACTGGCAGTTCACTTCAGCTGCTAACTTACTTGTAATGTTGATCTATATCCTGCTGGTGTGTAGGATAGCCTTTTTGGTTAATTGTTAACATGCTATTCTAAATATCTACGCCATCTGGTGAGCGAGTATAACTTCACGTGTGTTGTGGGACATGGAATTGAATATAGTGTGTTATATGCGATGATATCAAATAATAATCACATCCTCTATTAAAGTCTAGGCCGTCAATATCCCTAAGTGGAAGTAGATCTAACAGAAAATAATTGAGGTTTTTAACtgtactgagagataagtcactAATATCTGCGAGTACAGAGTGCgttatattacaaacattttggAGTCTTACCACCTCCTTACAGTCTACGTCGCTACGTCTGGTCATCTTCTACTTGACAACTGTGCATCTTCCCAACAATCCCGCAGTGTAATTTCCGTTGCAAAAGACTGTCGTGAGGCAGACAATGTCCAAAGAAACCCAAAGATGCTACATGAGGAAACTTGACAGATGTATAGTAAAGTATAGATACCCTATCAATCTTCAtttgatatatacatacagtagTTGAGCACGAAGTATGATTGGAAGCCTTAATTTGGTAAAATTATACCCTGTAGAAATTTCTCCTGACGGATATCATTCTGAATTATGCTGTGTGCATGAGAAGgctttttttatttctacttacCATTGTTTTCACCTGTTGCAATACGTCACAATTTGCTTAACCCGATTGAGGTACGACTTGTTGTTGGTCTCTTTCTGGATTATCCTTGTACCCAAAGTTAATCCATATTACTTTCTTTTCCAATACCTTTAAGTGTAAGGACCTTCCCAGTCCATGAGATTCTAAATTCCTGATCTGAATACATAGTGATCTAATTACATGAGCATTCTACATTAGAAATGGTTGTTACGTACCTTTTAATTTTCGTTGTCATCACAATACCTACTAATCGCCAAATAATGTCAAATTGTACTTGTGATGCGTACAGTTCCAATCACGAAATTATACCggctgtggttgtcacgtgatTTGATTATTTGCATGTTCagagtatttttaaaacaacatactGAACACAGTAGTTAAAGGTTATTTTGTTcacaaatatttatagttaatggtttCTTGAGGATGCCCTTTAATTAGCTTCCAGTGCTAGAGACTCCGAAAATCAAAACTTTGTATTAACTGTACGCGTTTTGTTTTccgtttcttttttctttcacaCTGGAGAGCCTCCTTATTAGTAAAGAAAGCAAACGCTATTTTGTTATAGTTCTTATTTTTAGAAAAACAGAAGCTTAACTAATTTTAAGAACTTTcagaaacttaaaacatttacttCAACAGCGTTTGTCGATTACGTTAGTAAATACCCTATTCAccatgatattaaaaaaacaaacatttaactttatcGAATGAGAAAATTGAGACAAAACCATTTCTCTTTGATTCCACGTTCAATTGATCCATCTACATATCTTTCTATCGCTGGAGGTGAGAACCAGGAGTTGGCTAGACGAAGAACAACTGCTATTAACAAAGTGCAGCTGTGCCTCCATCTTGCCTGATCCTAACTCTAAACTGCGACATGTAAAAACCCCTTTCTCAAAGTTTTGTAGGTAATAAAGTTGGAGAGCCATAATAAATACAGTTCTGTCACCTTCAGTTCATACAAATATGTGCTAGTCTTGTAATAGCCAAAATAACAGAGAAGGCCTGTGaatctgaagatggcctaagaaagttgaaacgttgttctattttatttcaataaaagttttaatacacataccagctgtcttgCGATATAAATTAACGCTTATTTGATACGTGATGGTACCGATTTATTACCCATATTTCTATGTGAAAATCATATgtattaatatacatacatacagtttgACGTACAAGTTTCTTTCCAGATTTAAGAGAAACCCATAAGCTctctttgtatttatatttggGTAATATAGGCAACGttaagtttttttcattttcgtgGTATTAACAATATTTTGGTTGAGAGACTAAGACTAACTTTGTTAAACTGCAACTTCAAACTTATCTTGTAAGATATATTAAAAGGCATCGAATTCCGAATTTTACCAGACAACAGATGAACCATTAAAAGAACGAACATTCAAGAGATGAACCCAGAATTAAAATAGAATTGAACTCACCTTTTCTGTTATGTGATTTTACTAGGAGAAATACTGGAGTAGAAAGAGAGGCAAAATTTTTGTTTCCACAGGTGGCATCTGGCAGTGTTGAAGTTAGGACTAGTTAAATATCCGGGAGTTCCCTGCCTTTGTCAATATTTGCGGACTTCAGTTGTTGAATTTCCCTCTTTTGGACTTGCTGGAACGGATTCGTCCACAGTTTGTCACCTCACACTTGTTTGttcattatcattatttaaacaGCTTACATACATGTGCTAAACCTATTCCCTGTAGTTATCGGGCTTCGTAATGTTACGTGTAAGTGATTTCACGTAAACCcatctttgaaaaaaaacatgagaCATTATTTCCTTAAAGAGACAATTTGAAGGtcgtgtaaaaaattaaatattaatcatCTCGTGCAAACCGTATATCGACCAACCAAAGCTatcatgttttgtttaaacagttttacctttacaGTGATGTGTCATGTACGTACCCAGTATGTGGAAAGTTAACAACTTTAAATTCTGCATAAATTTCAATGAAATTTGTATAAATACAGACAGTTTCCACGATTTTATGTGAAATCATTCAGTGTTTGGGTGGTGGGGGGGAAGGTACATTTTCGGTTGAAATAAAGAACTAACTATAATATTCCTGGGGATGTCCGAATATATGTTCGTTTTTAAATAGTTGAGAAACTACAATTATAACTACGAGTTATTGCTTAATACCACAAACATGTAAGTATATTCGTGGAACATTACATGTCGACCCATCGACTAATCCCTCGTATATAAAAGGATATTAAAAAGGCCTACAATAGCGACTTACAGTTTGATATATCAGAGACCCTCAAACACGGATTAGTGGTCGATATATCCAATAAAAATCTCAATGGctaattttcagttttaccaCTTGTTTGCTCTTGTTATGTTATTCAGTCAGGTTAGTGGACAatttttttatgaagatataGAAAATAAGCTGTTTCTTCTGGCCTAATTGTTCTGGCTACGTTTGTAAACCTCTATCTGAACACAAATCAAAATGATTCtttgtatcttagaacggctggtatggatattaacacttttattcataaggcgagaacaacgtttcgaccttcctaggtcatcttcaggttaaggttTTATTTcacgtgggtttctcgtcatcaagaaaattattctttattttgaagCGCAAGCCTACACGAGTAATAATCTGTGCTTTGTCCCCTTAGGGTATAAGaatcaatgtttagtgttataaactctCTGCTAACTGTAATAGCAAGATCGTactaaaaatggtttatttttatgttttttaattataaacttaacattgatggtgtattatttattattatatttttcacaagAACGTCGACACGGTTAGAAGAAAATACCGAAGTATGAACGAAGAAAAGTATATTACGCCACACCCGCCAGAGGACGCACCTACCTTAGACGAGCTTTGTGAAATCCCAGCAAACGGAAAGGCGAGTCCATAAAAAACACTTAATCTTAAGTTCTCTAATTATCACCAAACAGTAATTTATATActagaataataattaataattaggtgCTTGGATTATATTGTAGAAAACAAGAAAGATAAACATCTgcgaaatgtaatattttgaaaactagcTTCTCTATATTATGTTGTGCAACAGTCAAAACGTGTCTGATCAAACGGATAACTCTCAGGTTTCCTCTTTAGCTCTACGTGTATTCTTCATACTTGCTATTAACCAACAATAGATACCTGAATATTAGGTCTAGTTACTCATTCTTTGTTTCAGAGTAATGTAGCTTATGTCACTCAATCTTTGTTCCACTAACTGAGATTAAGTTAATCACTCTCCGATTAAGAGTATAGGACGTTAAGCTATTTACTCTTGGCTACAGAATGGTAAAACTGAGCTATTAAGTAATACTACGGTTAATAATCTCAGTTGGTTTCTAGGGcagttctgttttaaaatataagccACGTTTGGACAGTTTAAGAATTCAATCTGAATTTTAATTAtacagataattataaaaataaaaggaagaaatataGTGATAGGTACACAGTTTTGATTAAATCATTGTTCAAACAAATTTGAGCAGGCGACTTGATAAAATTGtcgaatttaatttctttattagttcgtgtattattgaaaaatagcttatttaaactttattagttcgtgtattgttgaaaacatagctcatttaaactttattacttcGTGTATTATTGAAAACAGATAGATCATTTAAACTTTATTGGTTCGTGTATTGTTgaaaacagatagctcatttaaactttattagtttgtgtattgttgaaaacagatagctcatttaaactttattagtttgtgtattgttgaaaacagatagctcatttaaactttattagttcgtgtattgttgaaaacagatagctcatttaaactttattagttcgtgtattgttgaaaacagatagctcatttaaactttattagttcgtgtattgttgaaaacagatagctcatttaaactttattagttcgtgtattgttgaaaacagatagctcatttaaactttattagttcgtgtattgttgaaaacagatagctcatttaaactttattagttcgtgtattgttgaaaacagatagctcatttaaactttattagttcgtgtattgttgaaaacagatagatcatttaaactttattagttcgtgtattgttgaaaacagatagattatttaaactttattagttcgtgtattgttgaaaacagatagattatttaaactttattagttcgtgtattgttgaaaacagatagatcatttaaactttattagttcgtgtattgttgaaaacagatagttcatttaaactttattagttcgtgtattgttgaaaacagatagatcatttaaactttattgtatttCCACATAACAAACCTCCATAAAGAACAATGAGACGTTCTATGATCTAATTTATAAACGTAGATAATACATCACTAGAATCTtgcattattaatatatattttctacttaATGGAGGTTGTTACTCTGaatttaattaaatctttatttttacagaattCCTCAGCTTGTATCACCTGCTTTTTAGACTTGGACAGTCCAATCGAGGTAACTAATAGAGTTACATCTTATCTTTAAAAATTGAGAAATGGTTAAGTCGAAAACTTTTAGTATCAATGATTAAACGATGGtataaatttttaagttttcgTTAGTTGGTTgttaaacgtaaagctacacaacaagctATATGTTCCGTGTCCATCACGGGTCTCAAAATCCGGTTTTTCGTGCTATAAGCCTTTAAAGCCATCTTTGGTCTTAACCTTCTGGAAGCAACAAGAACGAAAGGTTTACGTTTATTGACGATAAATGTCAGATAAGAGTCAAATATCCACAATAATAGATTTGGAAAATGGATGTTCAATGTTTACTCACTGTCAGCTCTACGTAGTTTTATCTATTGTATGAACAAAACTTAACGTTCTTGAAGgtagaaatattgaaaacactGATTAAACGAAAGTTTGATAGTCCTTAGGTTGAACTTCCACAACTCTATACACTTTGTAgagtttagaaatgttttattagGATTTATATGGTCCTGATATTTAATAGTGTTCACTAATAAGTGTTACAGTTAATGGTTACTTTTTCACTGCCAGATATTACTgatgaaaacatttctttaactgataacaaaatgtttatatttcctGATGCTGAGGACCGTGTCGAAGAAAGAATCATTAATATTTCTGTACCTCagatgaaatgtaataaaaacatatatataatactggtCATTGTGCTCAGATGAGAATTTTTAATAGTGGCGCTAATAGAATTCTCTATAGCTCAATGCTACTGACTCGTCAACAATATTTAGGAGCGATAGGTAACTTAATAGAGAATCGAACTTAGGTGGTCATATTAGTTCACGGTTTCTGCATCTGTGAACATTGATATGTTACACTGAGAGTACAAGTGACTCTTGGTGTTATCTATTGAACTTATTTGAAACTGTATAAGTGTAGGTCTTTTTAAAATCTGTTCAAATTTATCTAATTATTCTATTAGTTTTTGAaactaagatattttaatatctttacaGAACAATAACTTCGTGGGAGACTACAGAAACTGTGTGGAAAAGTTCTTTGTTGCCGAGGTAACGACGTATTAATGCAAAATGTGATGTTAAATAAGcacttgtttctgtttgttattaGTTAAACTTTATTCAATATACATTCGGGATTAGATTGTCCAATAGAAGTAACGAAATTAAAGCATTTAACATTatctttataaactgattatcacgatataataaataaactgatttctttgtttatctttttcCAGTACTTGGAGTGCTTTGAATCTCTAAAGGTACGTAGGTTACGAATTATTTGATTTTcaatatgttttttgttatttaacgTTGTTCTACTCAagagaaaaagcaaaaaaaaagtttgtgtaATATAGAAAATTCAGAGGTTGCTAAGTTACCGTCAGAATAGCAGGTTTAGACTTGTACTCAATACCTTTTCTAAAGGGTGGTTTTATATTTAGGGTCTCACTTCGTATGTTACATAACTATATCATCAGGCAGACTTTATTATCACTtgatgttttgttgaattttgcccTATCCTACAcaaaggctgtctgcgctaaacgcccctaatttagaagtgctagactagagtgaaggcacctaatcaacaccacctaccaTTAACTTTTGGGCTACCTTATACCAACGTAacgtgagattgactgtcacgttatgctgccccagggctgaaagggcgaatatggtCGTTGACTGGATTCGAGTCCTCAATAAGTAGATTGCCAGTAGAGCGCCCTAATCACCGATTCGTGCCAGGCCATTTATTACTACAAATAGCTGGTATTTCTCTATCGCTATCCAAGGTTCTGAAATACCGTATATGTACATTTTACTGTATTCGGTATAACTCTCATAATTATCAGATAAGTAGCCAAGTACAGTAATATGTTACAAAGATCTTTCTCTCAGTTCTGACCTTTTAATACATGTTGAATACAATATTTAACCTTCTGAACTACTGGATGAAGACTGGTGTTCGATACTCATACCGACCTCTTAAATACCGAgattcaaattttgtttgtttttgaattttgcacaaagctacacgaggattacctgtgctagccgtccctaatttagtaatgtaagactagagggaaggcaactagtcatcaccatccaccgccaactctcggaatactcttttaccaacgaatagttggattgaccgtcacattataacgccccatggctgaaagggcgagcatgtttggtgtgacgggggattcgaacccgcgaccttcggattatgagtcgagcgccttaaccatctggtcatatCGGGCAGATTCAAATTTTTCTTCAAGTACTTTGCAGGTTTGTATAGCTTACTCACGAAGCCTAAAAGTAGTAACTAGTTGGAATTATGGTAGTTAGTTGAAACTATGGTAACTTTTTAACTTATGGGAACTTTAGATTTTCTACAGAAAACTATTATACTGGTAGTTTCTATAAAGAATCATAGCAGTaagatatttagtaaataattcattgctataattttattatttactataagcTAATGGAAGTTCAACCCAAATCAAAGTAATTCTTGTGTTTCAGGATATTTGGGAGCTCCAGGAGATATCCCCGAAACTTCGGCATGTTAACAACTGCGTCACAAAGAAATTCAAAGATCACAAGGTAAGTTAAAAGTTACGAAAAAATCTACGTGCACGCCAAAACCGAACTGGTGGCGTAAAATCACTTCCTCAGCAACGTATCACACAACTGTAACGTCAGAAATGACCACAGCGTGAAACGCGATTCGTTGATAAACtaggaatgaaaattaaaatattaatcaagtATGATTTATGACAATGAATTAACTTTCACTTCCTCTGTTGAAGTTTATTTACACCTGGTGGATTTGCTAGTAAGTTTGTTCTTTATCTGATGACATTATCCAAGCTTCATAAAGGTAAGACTAATTATAGCTAAAACAGGTAACAATGACAAAATGGTCGACAGTAGATCTGTAAATCTAGACCAGCCATACCTATAATAACTGGTGAAAACTACGGTAAATATTCAAAACTACGGCAATTGTTGTTAATAGTTGAAACTATGGCAAGTATTTGAAACTACGGTAACTGTTTGAAATTTGGTAAGTAGTTGGAATTATGGTAATTAGTTGAAACTATGGTAACTATTTGAAATTATGGGAACGAGTCGAAGCTATAGTAATTAGATGAAGCAAAAATAGGTGAAAATATGATAAGCAGTGAGAGGTATGGTAACTAATAGAAATTATGGTAGCTAATTGAAATTACGACAACTAATCAAAACCGCAGCAATTGGTAGTAATTTTGTAgcctgtaataataaaatgtttataagtagaAAAGTAACATTCAGTGTTAGCAACTAATTGACTAATCTGTACTGATTACGAGGACTGGATAGGCTTAAACCTAACTCAGATATTAGATTGTTCACCAACAAAAGGTTCATCGATCAGATGTTAAAATCAATCAATAGAAAATAAACCACTTATTACATATGGTTAAAATACATAACGAAGCCTGGATAACCTAATTTATATTCGGAAGTTTTGGTTTTGTCCTTTTATAAGTAGTCACAACTAAGCCTTATCAGCAACTGGATATTGATAGGGAAGAAACCTGAAAGCTGATTTCCTTGGAAATAAGCGTCGGTTTATTGAcaagaaaacatataaaacatttgaaagaaaGCATACAAATTAACAAGTGAACTTTCTAGCAACACTGGCTCGTGGATTAAACCCAGGATTTGAGGGATTTAAAAGTGATGTTCAAGCTTAGGTGTTTGTATAAGTGACAGCATTCTTTACAACTTATTAATTtggtaaaaacattttgaaacttgaGAGTTCTTTTAACATCTCTCTCTCATCTGCTTTGATGAAAAAGTGAAACTCTGAAGACGATTAAGTGCTGTTAATTTCACTTTTACTTAACATTCATAACTTACGtagaattatttttcttaatatttcgtCCAGATTATCCTTCACGGTTTTgcttttctttacacaaaacactgCTGTTTTAAAATTCGCCAGTAAAACATTGAATAACCACGAACAGAACAAAACCTTTCTGATAAATTAAACACTTGCATCTTCAACCTAGTCTACACTATCTTCTAATCCAATCGTATGTCGTCAATATTTCCAATAAGGAAATAGTGATTTCTCACTATTATCTACATTAGTCGTTCTTTCAGTAAACTGACTTCATGCGAAAAAAGAAAGTTAACTTATTAGAGATTCTTTTACCTCTAGCTCACACCCGACAGATTTTTAACAACTTTCTTTGAAAGAGTTTGGTGGTTCTGCTAATAATGGAACAACATTAAGGGATATTATCATAAAATCAGAAACacaatacagtggtacctcggttctcggtTTGTGAGTATAATATTACGTCAGTTCAGACACTGGTTGGTAGgactactggtttgtgagtataacattacattaattcagacactggttggtaggactactggtttgtgagtataacattacattagttcagacactggttggtaggactactggtttgtgagtataacattacattagttcagacactggttggtaggactactggtttgtgagtataacattacattagttcagacaCTGCTTGGTAGGACCACTGGTTTGTGAGcataacattacattagttcagacaCTGCTTGGTAGGACCACTGGTTTGTGAGcataacattacattagttcagacaCTGGTTGCTAGGACCACTGGTTTGtgagtataacattacattagttcaAACACTGGTTGGTAGGACTACTGGTTTGTGAGcataacattacattagttcagacaCTGCTTGGTAGGACTACTGGTAGAACATTAGTTCAGAC from Tachypleus tridentatus isolate NWPU-2018 chromosome 1, ASM421037v1, whole genome shotgun sequence harbors:
- the LOC143232180 gene encoding uncharacterized protein LOC143232180 isoform X1, with amino-acid sequence MANFQFYHLFALVMLFSQNVDTVRRKYRSMNEEKYITPHPPEDAPTLDELCEIPANGKNSSACITCFLDLDSPIENNNFVGDYRNCVEKFFVAEYLECFESLKDIWELQEISPKLRHVNNCVTKKFKDHKFPSEEASGIGDVTP
- the LOC143232180 gene encoding uncharacterized protein LOC143232180 isoform X2; protein product: MANFQFYHLFALVMLFSQNVDTVRRKYRSMNEEKYITPHPPEDAPTLDELCEIPANGKNSSACITCFLDLDSPIENNNFVGDYRNCVEKFFVAEYLECFESLKDIWELQEISPKLRHVNNCVTKKFKDHKIYQVLEP
- the LOC143232180 gene encoding uncharacterized protein LOC143232180 isoform X3 — encoded protein: MANFQFYHLFALVMLFSQNVDTVRRKYRSMNEEKYITPHPPEDAPTLDELCEIPANGKNSSACITCFLDLDSPIENNNFVGDYRNCVEKFFVAEYLECFESLKDIWELQEISPKLRHVNNCVTKKFKDHKR
- the LOC143232180 gene encoding uncharacterized protein LOC143232180 isoform X4: MNEEKYITPHPPEDAPTLDELCEIPANGKNSSACITCFLDLDSPIENNNFVGDYRNCVEKFFVAEYLECFESLKDIWELQEISPKLRHVNNCVTKKFKDHKFPSEEASGIGDVTP